In Amycolatopsis sp. EV170708-02-1, the following are encoded in one genomic region:
- a CDS encoding AAA family ATPase, whose amino-acid sequence MHVNSVIRADGEFRAGAYPRAELLVLRDFFTESKQGNAVAAVVTGTAASGKSELLHAFGQQCAEAEATVLSALCVEAEKDLPLTALFQLFRGPALPEELRAKAAELLTRAEGAGLTGRPSTHLMLDLLELVRELAAHRPVVVLVDDFHHVDTPSLHWLMFLMRRMRTMNVLVVLTESLSAKQTLPLLGAEYLRLPHCRRIRLKPLGRDEVARFVPPGQDDTLVRGLHDLSGGNPLLAQALLEDLRASGVPLAPEARPIPGDHYCQAVAACLQRGDQDTRTLAVVLAVLGKGEAVCLAVRVAGMDQRTAGRAITLLHQVGLLDAGRFRHPMTVTAVLADVPVSERARLHERAAVLLHHDGAGALEVARHLVAADRAERPWAVPVLRTAAELAKVDNQTSFAVQCLKLACRSCGDEALEVEMVTQLAGLEWRNNPAIGAVHTDHLYEIFLAGQLPVRAAAILVRFLLWHGRTGEAGEVLDRLAAMEPSIDDRTEAELRITRLFILCSYPVLRDRLPAPAAKDRVPAQSFDPNVQAAMALSRIVTNGPDDDAIASAENVLKSIQLGDTMVESVRSALFALIYADRLDKAVPWCELLQQEAADCDAPSWQAVFAAARAEMALRQGDLVTAEKQAKAALTFITPQSWGVAVGVPLATLCLAAAGMGKFEEAAAHINQPVPASMLQTRFGLHYLRARGRLYLETDRVHAALGDFVLCGELSKSWDFDLPVLVPWRGDTAEAYLRLGMPDKAKSLLDEQLAKLAGSTSHVRGISLRLKAKIAEPQKRPELLREAVKIFQAGGIRLELARALGDLSRAHYTLAESGRARTVARQAWHIAKGCHAEVICRDLRLDGTGDEGKPASTGADIAVSGVERELIESLSEAERRVAGLASLGHTNRAIASKLYITVSTVEQHLTRVYRKLDVNRRRDLPSWLQISVVNSA is encoded by the coding sequence ATGCACGTGAATTCAGTGATCAGAGCGGACGGCGAGTTCCGCGCGGGGGCGTACCCTCGCGCGGAACTGCTGGTACTGCGGGATTTCTTTACCGAATCCAAACAGGGAAACGCGGTCGCGGCCGTGGTCACCGGAACCGCCGCGAGCGGGAAAAGTGAACTCTTGCACGCATTCGGGCAACAATGCGCTGAAGCGGAAGCAACGGTATTGAGCGCGCTTTGCGTGGAAGCGGAGAAGGACCTGCCGCTGACCGCGCTGTTCCAGCTTTTCCGCGGTCCGGCGCTGCCCGAAGAGCTGCGCGCGAAGGCTGCGGAGCTGCTCACGCGGGCCGAGGGGGCCGGGCTGACCGGGCGGCCCAGCACGCACCTCATGCTCGACCTGCTGGAGCTCGTGCGCGAACTCGCCGCCCACCGCCCGGTCGTGGTCCTGGTCGACGACTTCCACCATGTGGACACCCCGTCGTTGCACTGGCTGATGTTCCTCATGCGCCGCATGCGCACGATGAACGTGCTCGTCGTGCTCACGGAGTCGTTGTCCGCCAAGCAGACGTTGCCCCTGCTGGGCGCCGAGTACCTCCGGCTCCCGCACTGCCGCCGGATCCGGCTGAAGCCGCTCGGCCGCGACGAGGTGGCCCGTTTCGTCCCGCCCGGCCAGGACGACACCCTGGTACGGGGCCTGCACGACCTCAGCGGCGGCAACCCGTTGCTGGCTCAGGCACTCCTCGAAGATCTCCGAGCCTCGGGCGTACCCCTCGCGCCCGAGGCCCGGCCCATCCCCGGCGATCACTACTGCCAGGCGGTGGCGGCGTGCCTCCAGCGCGGCGACCAGGACACCCGGACCCTCGCCGTGGTCCTCGCGGTGCTGGGCAAGGGAGAAGCGGTCTGCCTCGCGGTCCGGGTGGCCGGGATGGACCAGCGCACCGCCGGCCGCGCGATCACCCTCCTGCACCAGGTCGGCCTGCTCGACGCGGGCCGGTTCCGGCATCCGATGACGGTGACCGCGGTCCTGGCCGACGTCCCGGTCTCGGAGCGGGCGCGCCTGCACGAGCGCGCGGCCGTGCTCCTGCACCACGACGGCGCCGGCGCGCTCGAGGTGGCCCGCCACCTCGTCGCGGCCGACCGGGCCGAGCGGCCGTGGGCGGTGCCCGTGCTGCGCACCGCGGCCGAACTGGCCAAAGTGGACAACCAGACCTCGTTCGCGGTCCAATGCCTGAAACTGGCCTGCCGGTCTTGCGGGGACGAAGCGCTCGAGGTCGAGATGGTGACCCAGCTCGCCGGTCTGGAATGGCGGAACAACCCGGCCATCGGCGCCGTGCACACGGACCACCTCTACGAGATCTTCCTCGCCGGGCAGCTCCCGGTGCGGGCCGCCGCCATCCTGGTGCGGTTCCTGCTGTGGCACGGCCGGACCGGGGAAGCGGGCGAGGTGCTCGACCGGCTCGCCGCCATGGAGCCGTCGATCGACGATCGCACCGAGGCGGAACTGCGCATCACCCGGCTGTTCATCCTCTGTTCGTATCCCGTTCTGCGCGACAGGCTGCCCGCCCCGGCCGCGAAGGACCGCGTTCCCGCGCAATCCTTCGATCCCAACGTCCAGGCCGCGATGGCACTGAGCCGGATCGTCACCAACGGACCGGACGACGACGCGATCGCCTCGGCCGAAAACGTGCTGAAGAGCATCCAGCTCGGCGACACGATGGTCGAATCCGTGCGCAGCGCGCTGTTCGCGCTCATCTACGCCGACCGGCTGGACAAGGCGGTGCCGTGGTGCGAGCTGCTGCAGCAGGAGGCTGCCGACTGCGACGCCCCCAGCTGGCAGGCCGTGTTCGCCGCGGCCAGGGCGGAAATGGCGCTGCGCCAGGGAGATCTGGTGACGGCGGAGAAACAGGCCAAGGCCGCCTTGACGTTCATCACGCCGCAGAGCTGGGGAGTGGCCGTCGGAGTCCCGCTGGCGACGCTGTGCCTCGCCGCCGCCGGGATGGGCAAATTCGAGGAGGCGGCCGCGCATATCAACCAGCCGGTGCCCGCCTCGATGCTGCAAACCCGGTTCGGCCTGCACTACCTGCGTGCCCGCGGCAGGCTCTACCTGGAGACCGACCGGGTGCACGCGGCACTCGGCGACTTCGTCCTGTGCGGGGAACTCAGCAAGAGCTGGGATTTCGACCTGCCGGTGCTGGTGCCCTGGCGCGGCGACACGGCCGAGGCGTACCTCCGGCTCGGCATGCCGGACAAGGCCAAGTCCCTGCTGGACGAGCAACTCGCGAAGCTCGCCGGCTCGACGTCGCATGTGCGGGGGATCTCGTTGCGGCTCAAGGCCAAGATCGCCGAACCGCAGAAGCGGCCCGAACTGCTGCGTGAAGCGGTGAAGATCTTCCAGGCGGGCGGTATCCGGCTCGAACTCGCCCGCGCGCTCGGCGATCTCAGCCGCGCGCACTACACCCTCGCCGAGTCGGGCCGTGCGCGCACGGTGGCCCGGCAGGCGTGGCATATCGCGAAGGGCTGCCACGCCGAGGTGATCTGCCGGGACCTGCGTCTCGACGGAACGGGCGACGAGGGAAAGCCCGCGTCCACCGGGGCCGACATCGCCGTGTCGGGTGTCGAACGCGAGCTCATCGAGTCGCTGAGCGAGGCCGAGCGACGGGTCGCCGGGCTGGCCTCCCTCGGTCACACGAACCGGGCGATCGCGAGCAAGCTCTACATCACGGTGAGCACGGTCGAACAGCATCTCACCCGCGTCTACCGCAAACTGGACGTCAACCGGCGCCGGGATCTCCCGTCGTGGCTCCAGATCTCGGTCGTCAACAGCGCCTGA
- a CDS encoding helix-turn-helix domain-containing protein: MSGQDEPGRSLAEKLDHLFAHVTRRNGTEFTYEEVASAITAEGVTISQSYVWQLRKGKKDNPTLKHLQGLADFFGVPVTYFFNEGVSDRVDRQLEYLRAEQARLRELAETDEVRLMAMRAGELTTDRRELVKNLLDVVWRDQQAMRERGSKQD, encoded by the coding sequence ATGTCCGGGCAGGACGAACCAGGCCGGAGTCTGGCCGAAAAGCTCGACCATCTGTTCGCGCACGTCACTCGGCGCAATGGCACCGAATTCACGTACGAAGAGGTCGCGTCCGCGATCACCGCCGAGGGTGTGACGATCTCCCAGAGCTACGTCTGGCAGCTGCGCAAGGGAAAGAAGGACAACCCGACGCTCAAGCACCTGCAGGGGCTGGCGGATTTCTTCGGTGTTCCGGTCACGTACTTCTTCAACGAGGGCGTGAGCGACCGGGTGGACCGGCAGCTGGAGTACCTGCGCGCGGAACAGGCGCGGCTGCGTGAGCTGGCCGAAACCGACGAGGTCCGCCTGATGGCCATGCGGGCGGGTGAGCTCACGACCGATCGCCGCGAACTGGTGAAGAACCTGCTCGACGTGGTCTGGCGGGATCAGCAGGCCATGCGGGAGCGTGGGTCCAAACAGGACTGA
- a CDS encoding MAB_1171c family putative transporter: MSLAKEFVIAALVWFSFRLTRSPRDPAIWALVGCLVLRLLTAPSTMVSLHEFTGGALDVATFRLVQTVALDASLFCLLVFFLLSAGGTRRRVALDAGLLMLVSAALAVALFAVPAASREQAFGVGAALPSVVTEPGVALFYLVDAAYGTYTTVQAASWALRDAVETPRRVRWGLRIAAGGLIVLALTSLARFGTILVRWSGGDVPSSVPDMTAVLVHVGIILFMAGITLVGLLAVVAAARLWLRHRRRYGDLRPLWGHLHDVFPGDALYAGQRHGWLEELAFWRMHRRYWRRVVEIRDGLVRLSPYLADCGFVEGRERVSPEVFREALARLRSGERPTSRVAVAVARPEGQDIEADVGELVTLSKTLRA; the protein is encoded by the coding sequence GTGAGCCTGGCCAAGGAGTTCGTGATCGCGGCGCTGGTGTGGTTCTCCTTCCGGCTGACGCGATCGCCGCGCGACCCGGCGATCTGGGCGCTGGTCGGCTGCCTGGTGCTGCGGTTGCTGACCGCGCCCTCGACCATGGTCTCGCTGCACGAGTTCACCGGCGGCGCGCTCGACGTCGCCACCTTCCGCCTGGTCCAGACGGTCGCGCTCGACGCCAGCCTGTTCTGCCTGCTGGTCTTCTTCCTGCTCTCCGCGGGTGGCACACGGCGGCGGGTGGCCCTCGACGCCGGGCTGCTGATGCTGGTCTCCGCTGCCTTGGCGGTGGCGCTGTTCGCGGTCCCGGCCGCGTCGCGCGAGCAGGCGTTCGGTGTCGGCGCGGCGTTGCCGTCGGTGGTGACCGAGCCGGGGGTGGCGTTGTTCTACCTGGTCGACGCGGCGTACGGCACCTACACGACGGTGCAGGCGGCGAGCTGGGCCCTGCGTGACGCCGTGGAGACCCCGCGCCGGGTGCGGTGGGGCCTGCGGATCGCCGCCGGCGGCCTGATCGTGCTCGCGCTGACCTCGCTCGCGCGGTTCGGCACGATACTGGTGCGCTGGTCCGGCGGTGACGTTCCGTCGTCCGTGCCGGACATGACGGCCGTGCTCGTCCACGTGGGAATCATCCTGTTCATGGCCGGGATCACCCTGGTCGGGCTGCTCGCCGTGGTCGCCGCGGCCCGGCTGTGGCTGCGGCACCGGCGGCGGTACGGGGATCTGCGTCCACTGTGGGGGCATCTGCACGACGTGTTCCCCGGCGACGCGCTGTACGCCGGGCAGCGGCACGGATGGCTGGAGGAGCTCGCGTTCTGGCGGATGCACCGCAGGTACTGGCGAAGAGTCGTCGAGATCCGCGACGGACTGGTCCGGCTGAGCCCGTACCTGGCCGACTGCGGTTTCGTCGAAGGCCGGGAACGGGTGTCGCCCGAGGTCTTCCGCGAGGCTCTGGCCCGGTTGCGGTCGGGGGAGCGGCCGACTTCGCGTGTCGCGGTGGCGGTGGCACGCCCGGAAGGGCAGGACATCGAGGCCGACGTCGGGGAGCTCGTCACGCTGTCGAAGACCTTGCGCGCCTGA
- a CDS encoding peptidoglycan DD-metalloendopeptidase family protein, translating into MIVLFGVALVVSGTFLVTPSAQAATARNGVCEDGEFCLYYNSNQQGSVSDFDASVGDYGTGSDCYHFLGAGAGKGLCVKNRAASVWNRRDAVVTVFFKGGWTGQIDSFPHGVKANLSSTYNENAGHLLGLVGNEWLETGLYHSDSGRISSYFDGYVSTSGRHEGIDFARGFGVPVYSMTQGHVIRKTEGSNGSGGLFTLAIYNRDQDFTIIYLHLNPSNGLAAGEFVSRGQQIGTEEYRGATAAHTHVEYRPGRHESASNSTGDPVLDNPSPSLFWRNHGYNICCG; encoded by the coding sequence ATGATCGTATTGTTCGGCGTGGCACTGGTGGTGAGCGGCACCTTCCTGGTCACCCCCTCGGCGCAGGCCGCGACGGCACGGAACGGCGTCTGCGAAGACGGCGAGTTCTGCTTGTACTACAACAGCAATCAGCAGGGATCGGTCAGCGATTTCGACGCGTCGGTCGGTGACTACGGCACCGGCTCCGACTGCTATCACTTCCTCGGCGCGGGCGCGGGTAAGGGTCTGTGCGTGAAGAACAGGGCGGCCTCGGTGTGGAACCGGCGGGACGCGGTGGTCACGGTGTTCTTCAAAGGCGGCTGGACAGGCCAGATCGACTCGTTCCCGCACGGCGTCAAGGCCAATTTGTCTTCGACGTACAACGAAAACGCCGGGCATCTGCTCGGCCTCGTGGGGAACGAGTGGCTGGAAACCGGGCTGTACCACAGCGATTCCGGCCGCATCAGCTCCTATTTCGACGGCTACGTGAGCACGTCGGGCAGGCACGAGGGAATCGACTTCGCCCGCGGATTCGGCGTTCCCGTGTACTCGATGACACAGGGCCATGTCATCAGGAAGACCGAGGGCAGCAACGGCAGCGGCGGCCTGTTCACATTGGCCATCTACAACCGGGATCAGGATTTCACCATCATCTACCTGCATCTCAACCCGTCGAACGGGCTCGCGGCCGGTGAATTCGTCAGTCGCGGCCAGCAGATCGGCACCGAGGAGTACCGCGGGGCCACCGCCGCGCACACACATGTCGAGTACCGGCCGGGCAGGCACGAGAGCGCCTCGAACAGCACCGGCGATCCGGTGCTCGACAACCCCAGTCCGTCGTTGTTCTGGCGGAACCACGGCTACAACATCTGCTGCGGATAA
- a CDS encoding helix-turn-helix domain-containing protein, whose protein sequence is MTQGVQTGPILPGRQAIVLYVLLRNANRVVGIDRLVDAVWDTEPPATARAQVRICVSALRANLGRIGLPSSIVSEPPGYLMRVTDAAPALEAMSPAGESPAHFGRLLRSHRQSLGTTQRLLAARSTVSVRAIRDLEHGRVVRPRRDTVRLIAAGLGLSGQARAEFERAAAAYRPTTGTSAPGTHRKRRPV, encoded by the coding sequence GTGACTCAAGGTGTTCAGACGGGACCGATCCTGCCCGGCAGGCAGGCGATCGTGCTGTACGTGCTGCTGCGCAACGCGAATCGGGTGGTCGGCATCGACCGGTTGGTCGACGCCGTCTGGGACACCGAACCACCCGCCACCGCGCGAGCCCAGGTGCGGATCTGTGTGTCCGCCCTGCGAGCGAACCTCGGCAGGATCGGGCTGCCCTCGTCCATCGTCTCCGAACCGCCCGGATACCTCATGCGGGTGACCGACGCCGCCCCCGCGCTGGAGGCGATGAGCCCGGCGGGTGAGAGCCCGGCCCACTTCGGCAGGTTGCTGCGGAGCCACCGGCAAAGCCTCGGCACGACCCAGCGGCTTCTCGCCGCCCGCTCCACCGTCAGCGTCCGAGCGATCAGGGATCTCGAGCACGGCCGGGTCGTCCGGCCCCGCCGCGACACGGTCCGGCTCATCGCGGCCGGGCTCGGCCTGTCCGGCCAGGCTCGCGCCGAATTCGAACGGGCGGCGGCCGCGTATCGACCGACCACCGGCACGTCAGCGCCGGGAACACACCGCAAGAGGAGACCCGTATGA
- a CDS encoding trypsin-like serine protease has product MTRPTRTRSTRPALVAGLVLAAAAVTSTPAAAVVGGDSEHAFVVRLDIGGGARACTGALVAPGWVLTAASCFAATPGTGLPPSGTPPQPVTATIGRPDLTTTAGVVRTVLRLVPHGSRDLMMAQLDLSVPGVSPVAVSSTAPTAGEQLTLPAYGRTTTEWAPLHQHAGTFTVDAVTGGDVALTGQNGAAVCAGDTGGPALRTTASGVEVAAVNSRSWQGGCFGTPSTETRTGAVDTRVDDVRPWIASIAQGVQWTAAAAAAGDNQTDSAVATSHNGAMTAVVWEDDRLGTNPADTVGTNVYLRLYQNGQPKFTRAVTGTGTANWKHIQPDVAVRDDGTTIVTYADDHDGNGYYDIRVKTFDAAARETGSTMVNADAAGQQQHPRIAADPNGTGFAIAFETWNGAPKQVRLAFYSAITLKKWEQIISPGAGPSQNPDVAMGSNGNAVVVWEMDTGSGVFAIRIRGFAPDGSESLGYRAPGGTGDQRDASVAADFAGNFVVGWQNDSTGNRQVGVRSYTAAGTGGAINYGPNGAEPKVGIDGQRRAVVTWRYGGDVYVRGVNADGTTTGRLPVVRATPVANSGPDVEPAVAVDQVGGITLTHTKTIDAAGFNQIQYGTGLSNFGW; this is encoded by the coding sequence ATGACAAGACCCACCCGGACCCGCTCGACCAGACCGGCCCTGGTGGCCGGCCTGGTCCTGGCCGCCGCCGCGGTGACGTCCACCCCCGCCGCGGCCGTCGTCGGCGGCGACTCCGAGCACGCGTTCGTCGTGCGGCTGGATATCGGGGGCGGCGCCCGCGCCTGCACGGGCGCGCTGGTCGCGCCCGGCTGGGTGCTCACCGCCGCGAGCTGTTTCGCGGCCACCCCCGGCACGGGCCTCCCGCCGTCGGGCACCCCGCCTCAGCCTGTCACGGCGACCATCGGCCGCCCCGATCTCACGACCACCGCCGGCGTGGTGCGCACCGTGCTCCGGCTGGTGCCGCACGGGTCGCGGGACCTGATGATGGCCCAGCTCGATCTGTCCGTCCCGGGGGTCTCCCCGGTCGCGGTGAGCTCGACCGCGCCGACGGCCGGAGAACAGCTGACACTCCCCGCCTACGGCCGCACCACCACCGAGTGGGCGCCGCTGCACCAGCACGCGGGCACCTTCACCGTCGACGCGGTCACCGGTGGGGACGTCGCGCTCACCGGGCAGAACGGCGCCGCCGTATGCGCCGGTGACACCGGCGGCCCCGCGCTCCGCACCACCGCCTCCGGCGTCGAGGTGGCCGCGGTGAACAGCCGCTCCTGGCAAGGCGGCTGCTTCGGGACGCCGTCGACCGAGACCAGGACTGGGGCCGTCGACACCCGCGTCGACGACGTGCGGCCGTGGATCGCGAGCATCGCGCAGGGCGTCCAGTGGACCGCCGCGGCCGCGGCCGCCGGCGACAACCAGACCGACTCGGCGGTCGCGACCTCGCACAACGGCGCGATGACCGCGGTGGTGTGGGAGGACGACCGGCTGGGCACCAATCCCGCCGACACCGTCGGCACCAACGTCTACCTGCGGCTGTACCAGAACGGGCAGCCCAAGTTCACCCGCGCGGTCACCGGCACCGGAACGGCGAACTGGAAACACATCCAGCCGGACGTCGCGGTCCGCGACGACGGCACGACCATCGTCACCTACGCGGACGACCACGACGGCAACGGGTACTACGACATCCGGGTCAAGACGTTCGACGCCGCCGCGCGCGAGACCGGCTCGACCATGGTCAACGCGGACGCGGCCGGGCAGCAGCAGCACCCCCGGATCGCCGCCGACCCGAACGGCACGGGTTTCGCCATCGCCTTCGAAACGTGGAACGGCGCCCCGAAGCAGGTGCGCCTGGCGTTCTATTCCGCCATCACCCTCAAGAAGTGGGAACAGATCATCAGCCCCGGCGCGGGTCCCAGCCAGAACCCCGACGTGGCGATGGGCTCGAACGGGAACGCCGTGGTGGTCTGGGAAATGGACACCGGCAGCGGCGTTTTCGCCATCCGCATCCGCGGGTTCGCCCCGGACGGCTCGGAGTCACTGGGGTACCGCGCCCCGGGCGGCACCGGGGATCAACGGGACGCGAGCGTCGCCGCCGATTTCGCGGGCAACTTCGTCGTCGGCTGGCAGAACGACAGCACGGGCAACAGGCAGGTCGGGGTCCGGTCGTACACCGCCGCGGGTACCGGGGGCGCCATCAACTACGGCCCGAACGGGGCGGAACCGAAGGTCGGCATCGACGGCCAGCGGCGCGCCGTCGTCACCTGGCGGTACGGCGGCGACGTCTACGTGCGAGGCGTCAACGCGGACGGCACCACCACCGGCAGGCTGCCGGTGGTGCGCGCCACCCCCGTGGCCAACTCCGGCCCCGACGTCGAGCCCGCGGTCGCCGTCGATCAGGTCGGCGGGATCACGCTGACCCACACCAAGACGATCGACGCGGCCGGGTTCAACCAGATCCAGTACGGCACCGGCCTGAGCAATTTCGGTTGGTGA